One window from the genome of Aricia agestis chromosome 6, ilAriAges1.1, whole genome shotgun sequence encodes:
- the LOC121727590 gene encoding coiled-coil domain-containing protein 42 homolog, with amino-acid sequence MKKTSKDLAPLAIPHGPPIESTSEYFKSRMETSRMIKKYPVWDVTRPTPQVLIEQARRDLAEADQKLAIKREEEKNNRSTMDAKWHELREKETLLKDSFISFNKFIRENQEKRDRAQLKMQADLEILDRKTQETEAMKARVVEMEEVKELMEKQVQDYAIYEDYLMSVVQDYPEFKQPLDVLNRYEALAAAKTTLAERQERDLEMLEDARQEIAALTEEKKLSIMGLNNVLADLRWRYDKARNRVLKWELALNRLKETAAKRHVELCHVKSAIWSLYVKICKQKGLPIDIKPSDFEQQLVVIMRALIELRRIYQIAQRRSKEKEGDLKKTA; translated from the exons atgaaGAAAACTTCAAAAGATTTAGCTCCACTGGCTATCCCGCATGGACCTCCCATTGAATCCACCTCTGAATATTTTAAGTCACGTATGGAAACGTCTAGGATGATCAA AAAGTATCCCGTCTGGGACGTAACCAGACCCACACCTCAGGTTTTGATAGAACAAGCGCGACGAGACTTAGCGGAGGCTGATCAAAAACTGGCAATAAAGAGAGAGGAAGAAAAAAACAATCGTTCTACCATGGATGCAAAGTGGCACGAGCTAAGAGAAAAGGAGACTTTACTAAAAGACTCTTTTATAAGCTTTAACAAG TTCATTAGAGAAAACCAGGAGAAGCGTGATCGAGCCCAGCTGAAAATGCAAGCTGACCTGGAGATTCTCGACCGGAAGACGCAGGAGACGGAGGCTATGAAAGCGAGGGTCGTCGAGATGGAGGAAGTGAAAGAACTCATGGAAAAACAAGTGCAGGACTATGCGATATATGAG gaCTACCTTATGTCAGTTGTTCAGGACTATCCAGAATTCAAGCAACCCTTAGATGTTCTTAACCGATATGAAGCTCTCG cTGCAGCTAAAACCACGTTAGCTGAGCGACAAGAGCGAGATTTGGAGATGTTAGAGGATGCAAGGCAGGAGATCGCTGCGCTCACTGAAGAAAAGAAACTTTCCATTATGGGTCTTAACAACGTCCTTGCTGACCTACGA TGGCGTTATGATAAAGCAAGGAATCGGGTGCTAAAATGGGAACTAGCATTGAACAGGCTGAAGGAGACAGCAGCCAAGCGCCACGTGGAATTATGCCATGTGAAGTCCGCAATTTGGAGTCTGTATGTGAAGATTTGCAAGCAAAAAGGTCTTCCGATAGACATAAAGCCGTCTGATTTTGAACAGCAGCTCGTGGTTATTATGCGAGCCTTGATAGAACTACGGCGAATCTATCAGATTGCTCAACGCCGCTCCAAGGAAAA aGAAGGCGATTTGAAAAAAACAGCTTAA